The DNA segment gtgattaatgctctgacaggtagtgtgttgtatgtattgagataatcctgacaggtcactataggaaaagtgatcattttgtgcatgtatcatgccaaatttttcaagatctattgatgattgataggtagtagggttctacgcggtggctggtggccttatgcctacccgcaccctaggaccgtcgcggcggcccgccggaaacggggcgggggtcgtgacaagaagtggtatcagagcaaaggttaagaagagtcctgtcagagcaatagggtgagtcaggattaagtataggattatactatggagcatagggtttttctatatgttattttatgagtcatatACAATTCTGTAAAATATATttggggatgagacttaagagtTCTTTTTGGCTCTACTTGAGACAAAATTGTATATCATTCAGTTTACAATCAAGATTTATATTTTGACAGAAAGTCAATTAATAAATTCGGAGGATATTGATCAGAGTTGTGTAGCGAAAGTATAGTGGATCGAATCAATTTaaattggtcaaaaatattgactgtgaTGGGAGACTAGATTTTTCAATAATGAAGATTTGTGTTAATAAGAGAAGGTGAATATTGTAGATTCTCAGATTTATTATGATATGACTATGTGATCTCTTTGATGGTTTTTGCTATTTTACTATGTTAAGAGATAATTTATGTAAACTCATCATAAATTCTTGACTGCTAGGTAGCCGTAAGCAATATGGAGGatgaaagagaaataagggCACCTTCTCCGGACCCTGATAGCCAATCAATTTCACAAACTACTCCACACTCCATAGCAACCCAAGCAGATTTAGCAGGAGTGTACCAGTTAATAGCACAACTGCTTGAGCAACTGCAGCAGATGCAGTTAGCTGCCCAACCTGTATAGCCGATAGAATCCTATTACGAGAGGTTCTGTAGGCTGAATCCACCGATGTTTAATGGTGGGTCCGATCCCATGATAGCTGAGGCCTGGATCCGGGAACTGGAGAAGATGTATGAGTTACTTCAATTTCCCGAGGAGGTAAAAGTCAAACTAGCTATCTCCATGCTAAGGGGGAGTGCTGACTCTTGGTGGACTGCTATGGAGACAGCATATGAGGTCAACGGAACGGCCTGGGGAGATTTTaagagaatattttatgctaagTACTTTTCGGACTCAGTTAGGCAAATGAAGCAGAATGAGTTTTTATCGCTGACTCAGTCCGAGCATATGACTGTTTCGGATTACGTCAATAGGTTCGATGAGCTGGGTCGATTCTGCCCCCAGTTTATGGAGGATGATATGAGTAGAGCCAACCGGTTCGAACAAGGGCTTAGACATGAGATCAGGTCCCGGACATCTTCACAGTTAATTACCAGCTATATGGATATTTTGGACAGAGCCTTGAGAGTAGAGGCTGAATTGAAAAGATCTGATAGAGAAAGGGCTGACCTGATGAGATCCAGATCAGATAGAAGTCAGAGTGGCAGGCCATGGGATTTCAGGGGCACTCCAATTCAAGAGAAGCCCAGGGTCCGCAATTACTCTAGCAGATCCCATAGtggaatcatcaatatcaccatagCAGATCCCAGAGCCCGCACTTACTCTAGCAGATCCCATAGTGGGCCCTATATGAGGAGAGCGAGGGCATGTTATAGTTGTGGGCGGACTGGACACCTGGCACGTGATTGCCCATACAAGAGGAGGAATGAGCTCAGACCTCCTGTACCTGGTGACCAGAGGCCAAGAAGTAATGCTCGAGTTTTACACTGACCTACCAAGATGCTAGTGCCAATGACCGAGTGGTAACAGGTATATTACCAGTCAGCTTGATTGATCCCTCTATTTTGTTCGATTCTGGCACTATGCATTTCTTTATTTCAGTTAGTTTATCTAGATAACTACACTGCATACTCGAGGAACTAGAAGAATCACTGTGTGTTCCTACACCCCTATAGAAAACAGTAATTGTTGACATTAGTGCAAGAATTGCATAATTCAAATAGGGGTAGGAGAGTTAGTGACAAATCTTATATAACTTGACATGCAAGATTTTGACATCATTTTGGGAATAGCTTGGAGGTCTCAGTACCACACTCATATTGACTGCTACAGTAAAAGAGTGATATTCTAGATACTTGAAGAACCAGGGTTCTTCTTTCAAAGCGATGCACCCGTGTAATGTAATTCATCATAACATTAATTTCTGTCCTGAAAGCTAGGAAGGCATTAGAAAAGGAGTATAAGACTTATTTAGTCTGTGTAATGGATATCTGAAAGGAGACCAAATTAGAGGATATTCCAGTAATGAATGAACACCCTGAtgtttttttcagaagatcttCCTGGTTTGCcaccagagagagagattgaatttgcaattgatttGATTCCCAATACCATACCAATCTTCAAAAACCCCCTATAGAATGGCTCCAACTGAAATAAAAGAATTAAAGGGAAAGTTGCAAAAAAAATCGCTTGATAAAGGCTTCATTCGACTTAGTGTGTCATCTTAGGGAACTCTACTATTGTTTGTAAAGAAGGAAGATGGAAGTTTGAGGTTATGTATTGGTTATCAAGGATTGGACAAGGTAACAATACAGAACAAATATCTTCGACCCTGTATTAATGAATCTTGTAAGGTGTATACTGATCATAAGAGTTTAAAATACCTTCTTACCTAGAAGCTACTCAATATGAGACAGAAAAGATGATTGGAATTGATAAAAATCATGCCTTGTCTATATACTACtctccgaaaaaaaaaaaaaaaaaactaatgttGAGGTAGATACACCGAGTTGAAAAACTTCTGGTAGTATTGCTGCTCTACTCACATCCGAGAAAAGCTAATGTTGTGGTAGATGCACTGATCAGAAAAGGTGTTAGTGATACGAGAAAGGTTGAGGACAGTGTTTAGTAGGCAGAAGAGCTACGcagatgtcagaaggagagatgtACAGTTTGGCACAGGGGATCATGTTTTCTTAAAGATCTCTCCTAGGAAAGGGGTAATGAGGTTTGGAAAGAGGGGCAAGCTTAGTCCCAGATACATTGGCCCCTTTGAGATATTAGATAAAGTTGGCAATGTATCTTACAGATTAGCACTGCCTCCAAACCTCAGCCATGTGCATCCAGTATTCCACATATCTATGCTCCGGAAGTATGTGCCGGATCCATCTCATGTGCTATCAGTGCAGGAAGTTACAGTAGAAGAAGAtctttcttatgaagaacttcctgtcgctattcttgatactcagatcaggaagctgagaaataagaaaatatgtatGGTAAAGGTCTAATGGCACCGGCACAATGTTGAAAAATGCACTTGAGAGTCGGAGCAAAGTATGAAAAGCAAATACCCTCacctctttgagtaatcagatAATTTacccttttaaattcgaggacgaattttatataagggggggaggatgtaataaccccaaattttttttttaatataaaaaagggatagaatagtcctttaaaattgatataaggggtaaaattggaaggaatcaaaagataatggcataattgcagatatatcgaagtggcaagggcaaaatgggaatttaataatattaaacaaagggtgaatagtgttttgatgtgatttaattagggggtttgctgtggcttttggatgaaaccgagagacagagaggggttctcaggcgacagagaggaagaaaaaagaagaagaggagaggaaaggaagaaaggaagaggaagaagaagaagaaaaagaaagggaaaggaatctcggttgcacttccagctgaagggaaaaacatagatctccttcccctctacgcaaggacctcgattttccaaaaagaaaaaggtaaatatccatccctatctagtcttttgatgacattaggctatacaaagggtgaatatagtctagaggggtcggataagggttgtagaggcggttaaaagaagaagaatcggattttgacaaatttttcccgcactacggaaaaactgtgtcgaagtcccaacttcggcgaattatttagagggtcaaacgacctccgatagcaatgcatgttacctctttagaattttctatgagtgtagaatgttaggtaaaaatttcatcaaatttggagtcctgaaagtggatcaaacctgggatgaagtaaccggctgtcggtccggattactgttcatccgggtggaaaatagggaatTTCATGCtgtaatagggtattaagcctagatcaagctaaaagggaccttgtactcgtgcaagggagtccctaatacacataaatgatgagttaattaatagaaaaagaaaaagagaaagaaaagaaaagatttagggaacgggagagttgaatcaattaaagttccctatattataattggcacgtagattatagcccttgatacaaaactaaatgtattgtaaatgcatgtcacagttgggcaagaagctagggaacaagaggaagaagtcccctgctgcctactgtaaaattctagaggcgtatcgaggccgtgccggattggcaggtgagtgggagtttgtactttgcagcatgagcacattccttattcattttcatgaatgttgccaagtgtgacttgattccacctgagcttattgattaattgttgtagcagattcctctataaatcttgattctccatgcttggttattctgtacatgcatttgagggaacattgagaggaattacgaggggttgatgagtaatcaaattgattccgaattatgaaataacttcttttgtaaattgatttcattttctctatttcaaagacttgtagagtccttctcatggtatattgagttgcattgtactcccgtgattcctcactcccaaccctgatgttagttataattgggtcgtggccgagtgagtggtagtcttgattatactcctttatgagtaattaaattggatctgaattgtgaaatgacttcttttgtaaattgatttcatttcctctatttcaaagacttgtaagtggtagccttgattatactcctttatgagtaattaaattggatctgaattgtgaaatgacttcttttgtaaattgatttcatttcctctatttcaaagacttgtaagtggtagccttgattatactcctttatgagtaattaaattggatctgaattgtgaaatgacttttttgtaaattgatttcatttcctctatttcaaagaattgtagagcccattttagtggtatattgagttgcattgcacacccttgacccctcactcccaaccctgatgttagtttatgattgggtcggagtcgagtgagtggtagtcttaattatgctcctttttagtagagtattgggagggtgtattatggcattcatgcatggcttgacagtatctgcaggacacctatagtcgatggggttgaacatcggcctttgtgcacatagtagccttctgggtgggcggagcctagtcccttcctagggggggacacggccctaggcgtaggattggccagtcctacgacttatattctgcttgccgccgggcatagtaagatccCGCGAGGTGcggtatggctttccgcggatgtagaattcccgcgaggtgccgtttagtatatagatgtgagatggatttctgttctggatactggcttgcatttatattatcagtatggtgtcttatcctgcatatgcatgtgacagtagggagttgttgctggttcgcctggggcgtaaaacccacctcccaatagctgtcttgttgatgattcagcatattgacacctgatttgtatattccagcattatgatctgttgaatatattcatgagtagtatatatgtttactcgattattccatatatgcttcagatgagttgattgtgattgtggtgatattgatgatttactctatattctttatgttgagttcatgttcatcttgttattgatcttgagatttcatctcgagccatgattatattctgtctcatatgcatagtactctctactccactcactgagtatttatatactcactccccagtttggtgtttttgattgcagggcaggtattatatagagaagagcagggttagagattgcctgctagctgtgccgctccatagtatagtatagtataatgtagatagaggtttataccttttggtgtattataaaccttctattgtatatagtgcatagttacagtcatagatcctgttgtggatatgggttggaccatggatggattggaaagcaggtatatatatatatgtgtgtgcagatcagttgtgtgcttgtgataatgtattgctatatattgtccaggtttattatgtgacagattatgtgattaatgctctgacaggtagtgtgttgtatgtattgagataatcctgacaggtcattataggaaaagtgatcattttgtgcatgtatcatgccaaatttttcaagatctattgatgattgataggtagtagggttctacacggtggttggtggccttatgcctacccgcaccctaggaccgtcgcggcgtcccgccgggaacggggcgggggtcgtgacaagaaaataataatattatataaaaaaagaatcaTGATGGGTTAGTtcgttttaatatatatatatatatataattttaagaaaaaataataatatatacctTACTAAAATTGTAAAATAAAGTTTTAGTTGGTTTTGAATGCAGTTCAACTTATTTTGAGATGCATGTTTGTTGGGTTCAAGTGGCATCTCTATTGTTATCACTGCAAACATCAAATATGAAAGTACCTATTTGCCAAGGCATACATAAATGATATTATTGAGCACTAAATCTAACCCCATACCATCAAAACATATTGATTTAACATGCCTCTAGCCTTCcccaatttttttcaaaatttccaatttatttatttatttttcaatctCACCAAGGATGTTGTGACTTGTTTCTAGTTCGAAATTATAGGAACTATTCCCATCCAATCAAAACCAGgcttgaattgaaacatataaCCTCTTCTCAATATCCTTGTTGGATATGGATTGCTAGGTACCCCTATACGGCGGCATCTAAATTAACGTGCTATATATATTTCATAAATCTTCTTgaatttataaattaattttaaagttAATGCAGATAGATATTGCTTGTAATATTATTGATTATAGTTTACATGGCTACCCATCAAATCTTATACGAAATTGTTTGTAGATAATGTCAGCATGTTACTTACTAATATTTTACTACAGAATATTCATTTCACAGTTAGATAGtcaaattacatatatttattaTACTTTGTTCTTGGATTATCCTTTTAATCCAAAAAAATCTGATAAACCGATAAAAACAAACCATAAATCTGATCTCATCCAACATTTGGATTTGGACTTCATTTTTCAGATCCGCTAAAAtatagattggatttgatttgcGAGGCCCGCGCCCATCAGGATGCTGCTAAAATAAACACCATTTAGTCACTGCGTCACCGCGTTTGATCACAACCCGACTCCAGCTTAAGGACGGAAGGGAAGCTGCCATCAAGTACCGGACGGGGGAGGCGTAAGCGGACAAGCATTCCCTTACGATGTCGTCGTCTTCGGTCCTCTCCCATCATCCCCAACCCCCTCACCCTCCTTGTCCGCTTCCTCATAGTATCCTCCtcctttccctttccttcttctcctgaAGCCTCCCGTCCCCACTTCCTTTCTGGACTTCTCCTCCAAACCCCATGGCaaccctcctccccctcctcgtaTTCCTCTCCATCATCTTCAATCCAGCCACGGCCCGGCTCCAGTCCAAAGAAGAAAGCTTCATCTCCGCCGGGATCTCCGAGAAGGGTCTCAACTTCGTGAAGGACCTGCTGATCGAGAAGGCTGTCAAGACCCTCACCCCGCTCCGCCTCCCCGACATCGAGAAGAATGTGAAAATTCCGGTCGTCGGGGGTGTTCACATGGCTGCGTCCAACATCACGCTGTTAAGTATCGATGTCTCTTCTTCTACGGCTCAGCCTGGCGAGTCGGGTATCGCGATCGTCGCTTCGGGGGCGACGGCTAATTTGAGCATGGATTGGCGGTACTCGTACAGGACCTGGCTTGTTCCAGTTGAAATCTCTGATGAGGGGGGGGCTTTCGTTCAGGTAATTTAGTACAGTGTTTATCGAAATCTAGAATTTGTTCGTCTCTGTTGATTTGTTTATTGAATGGATCACCCTGTCCCTCTCTATGGAAAGCTGTGAGTCCAATTTAGTAGACTGGTGTAACGCTTGAAGCTTATGCTTGATTCCTCTACGGTAATATTTTTCATGTGACCTGCATCCATCATTTGTTATAAAGTTTTCAATCGCAGCCTCCCCTCCCCGCGGTGTTTGATGTCTATTTGTGAAACTTGTTCTACTAATTTATGCATGTTTGCTCATGTTTTTAATTAGGACCAACTCCATCTGTATCCTTATAAGCGTTTGCACAATCTATCTCTTCTCTTTTCtcccccatctctctccttctcgGCTACCTGCTTACTTGTAATGTATTCCAACAAAGGGAAATTGATGAGTCCTGCTTCTGTGTAAGGTTGAAGGCTTGGAAGTTGGGCTTACTGTTAGCATGGATAATCAAAATGGAATTCTGGAGTTGACTGTGATGGAATGCGGCTGTTATGTGAAAGATATGGTTATAAGCTTGGATGGAGTAGCCTCATGGTTTTATCAAGGGTATGCAACCTTATCAATCCATTTGTAAAAGATTTGAATTTATTATGTCTTCTGGTGCATTTTATGCTTATTTATTGGCCTTATTATTTATAATCTAAGCTTAAACCGGATTGTTCATATACATATGTTTTGTTAATAGAATAGGAGTGCGTCCATAAGTTATATTCTTACATGAACACTTTTCCTTTTCAATATATCCATTATGATCACAAGTTAATCTTGAGAGCAGCATATCAcatatttaataaattaatggTGAACTGCATTCTACTGCATTTTCTTCCATAATTCATGTCTTTAAGTTTCTGGGTATTTGTGAAGATGTTTGGATGCTATAGAGAATATCAGTTTGGCTCTGCAAGTTTGAAATGTAAAAGTTATACATACTTGGTCTTTTGCCTATGAGAATCCATATTATTTTAATACGGCACATTAAATGTATATGTACAAGAGTGACACTTGGATGGACATATCACTTGTGTTTTTTCACCAGTAGAGAAATGAGTTATCAAAGTTGTGAGAATTGGTAACTTGTCTATAGATGCATAGTTTCATCATAAAAGTTACATTTTCCAGCTTTCCTGTCAGATACAATAGATGTATTCAAGGTAATTAGCTAAGCATACTTGGCTTGGTCAAGAGCCTTCACTAGATCTGGAGGCATAAATTCTTTATTGAATCTAAGCATGGAGTCATGCAACTGCACAAAGAAAGGCACCACTTCTTCATCTTATATAAAAGAACAATATATAATCCTTATATCATCAAATGTTCATTAGCGAATATCCAGTCATGATTATAAAGCTTCTTGTGCCCCAACATCTCTCTTTTCCGTCCTACCATGGACAAAACATGCATTCAATGCCTGCCTTCCACTGTCCCCACCCTCCCCCTGCAAACCCACCAAcaacaaggaaaagaaaaacctctttcctcccaaaaaaaaaagggtacggAGGGAATTATAATTTTTTCCTATACAAACTGATCTATGATTAGAAGAAACTTTTGCAATGAAAGGAGAGAATTAGTGGTTATGACAGTTAAGACTGGGCTTTTGGCTTGACACGCTCAAATTTGCATTCTACTTTTGCCATTATGGCAATTGGTAGCGAGCAAGTAAGCATAATATTCTCACGAACTTTAGAAAGTTCCTTACTTAGAATCACAGGATACGGGATGAGCATGTATgatgagggagagagggaggtagGCAAGAAGATTATGGGGGATGTTACAGTGTGTTGCTTGTTTCTGCAAGCTTAAGATCTTGGGTTTTGCTTAGGGGCCAGGATGTGTTTTTATTTGTTGTAGAATAGGCAAgtatttttcaatattttttgaaTCCTTTATGCATGGTAATGACCTTCTAGGACATGAAAGTCATGTCAAGTGGAAGGTCTTGGATGGCAGTACAAGCTAGATCACAGTAGCCATGAGTGCAGTTATAATCAGTCTAAGGTAGCTTACATTAGATTTCCAATTGGACACGGCTGTTGAGCCATCGACAACCCCAGATTGTTCAATAGTTGCATCGAGTTTTGCTTTTCATCAGGCATCTAAAGTATAAATTTGGTGACTTTTTGCAGCCAACATTAAATTTTCATTTTAACATTACTAAGGACTTGGCTCAAGTTAGGCAAAGATGAAGATTGTTTAAACTACAAACCTAGCTCAAGCCTACTTATAATGAAATGAAGTAAGTTTGAGATTAGCCTTATAAGAGATGGGCATGTACTTGGTCATTCCAGAAAGAATGCATTTTTAAGAGTTCCATCTTTCTTGATTTGTAAACCATATAACACTGTAAATGTAAACGTTCTTTAAAAACAGGAATGGGACGCCTAGCTCGTATATATTTCCACTAGAATACTCCATAATTACAAGACGATGATGTTCATAGTACGCCAGCTATGTAATGCAATCTGACTTATATTTCCTTGAGGCAGTTTTATGtccttttcttccattttggtgCCTATTCATGCCGAGAAACCTAAATGACTAACTTCCATGCTCTATTCATATTTTATAGGTTCGTAAATGCTTTCGAGGATCAGATTAGATCAGCTGTGGAAAGTGCAATTACTAAAAATATTATCAAAGGGGCTTTAAAGCTTGATTCTTTATTGCAAACTCTTCCAAAGGAAATTCATGTGGATGATGATGTGGCATTGAATGCGACTGTTATAAATGATCCACTGTTTGGAAATTCTTCTGTTGAGTTGGACATTAATGGTCTATTTGTTTCATATGAAAAAGTTTCAGCTCCAAGCTACTTACATAAATATTCACAGAGTTCAATATCTTGTGGGGAAGCACTAAAAATGCTCTGGATTTCATTAGATGAGGCTGTATTTAACT comes from the Phoenix dactylifera cultivar Barhee BC4 unplaced genomic scaffold, palm_55x_up_171113_PBpolish2nd_filt_p 000580F, whole genome shotgun sequence genome and includes:
- the LOC103713630 gene encoding uncharacterized protein LOC103713630, which gives rise to MFNGGSDPMIAEAWIRELEKMYELLQFPEEVKVKLAISMLRGSADSWWTAMETAYEVNGTAWGDFKRIFYAKYFSDSVRQMKQNEFLSLTQSEHMTVSDYVNRFDELGRFCPQFMEDDMSRANRFEQGLRHEIRSRTSSQLITSYMDILDRALRVEAELKRSDRERADLMRSRSDRSQSGRPWDFRGTPIQEKPRVRNYSSRSHSGIINITIADPRARTYSSRSHSGPYMRRARACYSCGRTGHLARDCPYKRRNELRPPVPGDQRPRSNARVLH
- the LOC103713618 gene encoding putative BPI/LBP family protein At1g04970 isoform X2 — translated: MATLLPLLVFLSIIFNPATARLQSKEESFISAGISEKGLNFVKDLLIEKAVKTLTPLRLPDIEKNVKIPVVGGVHMAASNITLLSIDVSSSTAQPGESGIAIVASGATANLSMDWRYSYRTWLVPVEISDEGGAFVQVEGLEVGLTVSMDNQNGILELTVMECGCYVKDMVISLDGVASWFYQGFVNAFEDQIRSAVESAITKNIIKGALKLDSLLQTLPKEIHVDDDVALNATVINDPLFGNSSVELDINGLFVSYEKVSAPSYLHKYSQSSISCGEALKMLWISLDEAVFNSASMVYFQAGLMHWIVDKVPDQSLLNTASWKFIIPQLYRKYPNDDMLLNISLTSPPVIRITPQNIGSIIFSDMIVHVLDAGESIPVACISLGVMRVFLNTVFVPYVNMHLKQGFPLPIIHGFTLQNASIFTSSSNMVVCSDVAYTNFSGAVHSSF
- the LOC103713618 gene encoding putative BPI/LBP family protein At1g04970 isoform X1; this encodes MATLLPLLVFLSIIFNPATARLQSKEESFISAGISEKGLNFVKDLLIEKAVKTLTPLRLPDIEKNVKIPVVGGVHMAASNITLLSIDVSSSTAQPGESGIAIVASGATANLSMDWRYSYRTWLVPVEISDEGGAFVQVEGLEVGLTVSMDNQNGILELTVMECGCYVKDMVISLDGVASWFYQGFVNAFEDQIRSAVESAITKNIIKGALKLDSLLQTLPKEIHVDDDVALNATVINDPLFGNSSVELDINGLFVSYEKVSAPSYLHKYSQSSISCGEALKMLWISLDEAVFNSASMVYFQAGLMHWIVDKVPDQSLLNTASWKFIIPQLYRKYPNDDMLLNISLTSPPVIRITPQNIGSIIFSDMIVHVLDAGESIPVACISLVVSVSGVVEISGNNLTGRAELDDFTLNLKWSKVGNFHMYLIQGVMRVFLNTVFVPYVNMHLKQGFPLPIIHGFTLQNASIFTSSSNMVVCSDVAYTNFSGAVHSSF